Proteins encoded together in one Terriglobia bacterium window:
- a CDS encoding DUF4142 domain-containing protein, producing MKNACWIFSLVFSIVLLLAPAARGQNNQQGTATDPFLSKAIEMNQAEIDLGRMAQGKAQDPKVKQYAEMMVQDHTQALQKLRNAAGTSEGSVQLTKQHQQTSDRLSKLTGTQFDKAYMDAMVRDHRVAVQTFQSEAGTGSSANTSRQKPGANGANDAEIARELLPTLQKHLSQAEQVDRSVGGTAK from the coding sequence ATGAAGAATGCATGCTGGATATTTTCTTTGGTATTTTCGATCGTGCTGCTGCTCGCGCCCGCGGCCCGTGGCCAAAACAATCAGCAGGGAACGGCAACTGATCCTTTTTTGAGCAAAGCGATTGAAATGAATCAGGCGGAAATCGATCTTGGCCGCATGGCCCAGGGCAAAGCCCAGGATCCGAAAGTAAAGCAGTATGCCGAGATGATGGTTCAGGACCACACGCAGGCGCTCCAAAAATTGCGAAACGCCGCGGGTACTTCGGAAGGTTCGGTCCAACTTACCAAACAACATCAACAGACGTCCGATAGGCTTTCCAAGCTGACGGGAACCCAATTCGATAAGGCCTATATGGATGCGATGGTGCGCGATCACCGGGTGGCCGTCCAGACATTTCAGAGCGAAGCCGGCACCGGAAGCTCAGCCAACACATCACGGCAAAAGCCTGGCGCAAACGGCGCCAATGATGCGGAGATCGCGCGTGAACTCCTGCCGACTCTGCAAAAACATCTCAGCCAGGCCGAGCAGGTTGACCGCAGCGTTGGCGGCACGGCGAAGTAG
- a CDS encoding hemerythrin domain-containing protein, producing the protein MAAKSRKRSNTGQSRKDAIALLKEDHKNVKGLLQRLEKTTEDDTEERDELLAEVETEITVHTQIEEEIFYPAFKDAIRQESQARLYFEALEEHHVVDLVMPEIKSTDTASEKFAAKAKVLKDLIEHHAEQEETEMFPKARKTLGAARLRELGQELADRKSELMADMESDAA; encoded by the coding sequence ATGGCGGCAAAATCGCGCAAACGCTCTAATACGGGACAATCACGGAAGGACGCGATCGCTCTTCTCAAGGAAGATCATAAAAACGTCAAAGGGCTGCTGCAGCGTCTCGAAAAAACCACAGAGGACGATACAGAGGAACGGGATGAGCTTCTGGCCGAGGTCGAAACCGAGATAACGGTTCACACGCAGATCGAGGAAGAAATCTTTTACCCGGCATTCAAGGACGCCATCCGGCAGGAATCCCAGGCACGCCTCTACTTCGAAGCATTGGAAGAGCACCACGTTGTCGATTTGGTCATGCCCGAAATTAAGAGCACCGATACCGCCTCGGAAAAGTTCGCGGCCAAAGCCAAGGTGCTCAAAGATCTCATCGAACATCACGCTGAACAGGAAGAGACCGAAATGTTTCCTAAAGCCCGGAAAACCCTGGGTGCGGCACGGTTACGCGAACTTGGCCAGGAGCTGGCGGACCGTAAGAGTGAACTGATGGCGGACATGGAAAGCGATGCCGCATAG
- a CDS encoding inorganic diphosphatase, which yields MKVTVIVETPKGSRNKYAFDPESGAIELSRVLPEGMIFPNDFGFIPGTKADDGDPIDVLLLMDAPAFPGCRVESRLIGVIEGEQTEKGETNRNDRLIAVAEESYTHSDVRELRDLNRTFLKEIDEFFIAYHKVQGRTFKVLRHGGPGKAARLLRAAYTKEGNQEAA from the coding sequence ATGAAGGTAACGGTCATCGTTGAAACACCTAAGGGCAGTCGAAACAAGTACGCATTCGATCCCGAAAGCGGAGCGATAGAACTGTCCAGAGTCCTGCCGGAAGGGATGATATTTCCCAATGATTTCGGCTTTATACCTGGCACGAAAGCGGACGATGGCGATCCGATCGATGTACTTCTGCTTATGGATGCCCCGGCTTTTCCTGGATGCCGGGTAGAAAGCAGACTCATCGGCGTAATCGAAGGCGAACAGACCGAGAAAGGCGAGACAAACAGGAACGACCGTCTCATTGCTGTAGCCGAAGAATCGTATACCCATTCGGATGTTCGGGAACTTCGTGACCTGAACCGGACGTTTTTGAAAGAAATCGATGAGTTCTTCATCGCCTACCACAAAGTGCAGGGCCGGACATTCAAGGTCCTCCGGCACGGTGGTCCCGGCAAAGCAGCCCGCCTGCTTCGAGCGGCGTACACAAAAGAAGGAAACCAGGAAGCCGCGTAG
- a CDS encoding tetratricopeptide repeat protein gives MRAVQFHREGQLDKALIEYGTAIRMYPAYVEAVTDLGGTFVLLNRPDAALAFLRRAQNVDDTDPVININIAIAMAEQADYGGAMKLLSRVLKDDPHLSLAHYYVAKIQCSQGRYAEAARTAAEAVAANPDLLEGWILLMEVNEKLKNPAGARDALMHLRDAINDKVITRFFDEQLSAWDEAHT, from the coding sequence TTGCGAGCTGTTCAATTCCATCGAGAGGGCCAACTCGATAAGGCATTGATCGAATACGGCACCGCCATCCGGATGTATCCGGCATATGTCGAGGCGGTCACCGACCTGGGAGGGACCTTCGTTCTCCTTAACCGCCCGGATGCGGCTTTGGCGTTCCTGCGGCGAGCGCAGAACGTCGACGATACTGACCCTGTCATCAATATCAATATCGCCATTGCCATGGCCGAGCAGGCGGACTATGGTGGCGCGATGAAACTGTTGTCCAGGGTTCTTAAGGACGATCCGCACCTGAGCCTTGCTCACTACTACGTAGCGAAGATCCAGTGCAGCCAGGGCCGATACGCCGAAGCAGCCCGCACCGCAGCAGAAGCAGTGGCGGCAAATCCCGATCTGCTCGAGGGATGGATACTGCTCATGGAAGTAAACGAAAAGTTGAAAAATCCCGCGGGCGCCCGCGACGCCTTGATGCATCTGCGTGACGCCATAAACGACAAGGTCATCACCCGGTTTTTCGACGAGCAGTTAAGCGCCTGGGACGAGGCGCATACCTGA